One Amycolatopsis sp. NBC_00355 genomic window carries:
- a CDS encoding MFS transporter: MPRLLTGLSLGYFLVMLDTTIVTVALPALSPSLSGQQWISNGYTLTFAAFLLTAGAWSDRHGARRIFCTGLLAFAALSLLSALSPSVPVLIALRALSGVAGALLVPSSLSLIAATYPVPAARAKAMGVWAALSGTGLVAGPLLGGVLTEAFGWRAIFVVNVPVALLALILSRRAPTTPPKPGRTDRLGQTTTVVALSALTYALIESASGWASPSVLVALGITVLAAATFVISQHRPDAMLPARLFRDRIFPWGLAAGAIVNFGLSGVLFVLSLYFQEVRHYPPALTGLAFLPLTVPTAFNPIFTGRLVARIGPRVPATAGFLLMSSGTLLQAFATSAALSVVALALLGFGVSLAIPSLLTATIGSVPRDLAGIAGGALNASRQTGAVLGVAILGSLLNVTTTAVTLAVASVLLLAGAAIVARFRA, translated from the coding sequence GTGCCAAGACTCCTCACCGGCCTCTCGCTGGGCTACTTCCTGGTCATGCTGGACACCACGATCGTCACGGTCGCGCTTCCGGCCCTCTCCCCGTCCTTGTCCGGCCAGCAGTGGATCTCGAACGGCTACACGCTGACGTTCGCGGCGTTCCTCCTGACCGCGGGAGCCTGGTCCGACCGCCATGGCGCCCGGCGGATCTTCTGCACCGGCCTGCTCGCATTCGCCGCGCTCTCGCTGCTCTCCGCGCTGTCGCCGTCGGTCCCGGTCCTGATCGCGCTCCGGGCCCTCTCGGGCGTCGCCGGCGCCCTGCTGGTTCCCAGTTCCCTGTCGCTCATCGCGGCGACGTACCCGGTTCCGGCGGCCCGCGCGAAAGCCATGGGCGTCTGGGCGGCGCTGAGCGGAACCGGTCTGGTGGCGGGCCCGCTGCTGGGCGGCGTGCTGACCGAGGCGTTCGGCTGGCGGGCGATCTTCGTGGTGAACGTCCCGGTGGCGTTGCTGGCCCTGATCCTGTCCCGCCGCGCGCCGACCACCCCGCCCAAACCGGGCCGCACCGACCGGCTCGGCCAGACGACGACGGTCGTCGCGTTGTCGGCGCTGACGTACGCCTTGATCGAAAGCGCTTCCGGCTGGGCCTCACCGTCGGTTCTCGTCGCCCTCGGAATCACGGTCTTGGCGGCGGCGACATTCGTGATTTCCCAACACCGTCCGGACGCAATGCTTCCGGCGCGGCTCTTCCGGGACCGGATATTCCCCTGGGGCCTGGCGGCGGGCGCGATAGTGAATTTCGGACTCTCCGGCGTCCTTTTCGTTTTGTCGCTGTACTTCCAGGAGGTCCGCCATTACCCGCCGGCACTGACCGGCTTGGCCTTCCTGCCGCTGACCGTCCCGACGGCGTTCAACCCCATCTTCACCGGCCGCCTGGTCGCCCGGATCGGCCCCCGGGTCCCGGCGACGGCGGGCTTCCTCCTGATGTCTTCAGGGACGCTGCTCCAGGCATTCGCCACCTCCGCGGCACTCTCGGTGGTCGCATTGGCCCTGCTGGGCTTCGGCGTCTCGCTGGCCATCCCGTCCCTGCTGACGGCGACGATCGGCTCGGTCCCGCGGGACCTGGCGGGCATCGCCGGCGGCGCGTTGAACGCGTCCCGGCAAACGGGCGCGGTCCTGGGAGTGGCGATTCTCGGCTCCCTGCTGAACGTGACGACGACCGCGGTCACGCTCGCCGTGGCGAGCGTCTTATTGCTGGCCGGAGCGGCCATCGTCGCCCGTTTCCGGGCCTGA